The genomic region ATGAAATCATGAGGGACTGCGTATGAGAGAGAGGGTGCTGTGTTATCTCCAGGCACATCACTGTCCCTCTCTGAGCCATCGTCATCACCTTTTGGGTAGATAGCCTCTGCCAGGGCCCTTAAGTAGATGATGGCACCTAGTCCTCATACAATccgttttacaggtgaggagggGAAGGTTCAGAGGCtcggtgacttgcccaaggtcggAGATAAGACAGAGGCACCAGGCCTGAACCTCAGACCTAACCATTCTGCCACACGGAATCCCAGCATGCCCAAGTAGACTTGgctttcaaacatattttaaaagctggtgaatgttttcttcaaatgaaataGTACAGTGGCGCTCCCACATGAACTAGAAGGGAGCGCTCGGAttagaggagggggagaagcccTGGGGCTCCAGGGAGGACAGTTTGTGCAAACTGCTTGGCCACATTGCTGCAGGCCCCTTTCCACCCGGTATCCTGCGGTTCAAGTGTTTTAAGATTCCCAGAGGCGGAGGCTCAGGGCAGAAAGCGGTCCTCTGAGGCCACCAGACAGGGGGCTCAGCAGTGTGATGAGGTTAGGGTGGCTGGGACCCAGAGGCCTGATGCcgctccctctctgcccccaccttccCTCACGGGCTGAGGGAGTCTCCCTCCGAGGGTGGAGAGAGTGCTGGTGGCAGCGCTGGGTCAGGGGAGGAAGTAGATGCCCCCCAAAGGCTGGCTCCTGCCTGTGGCCCGCGACTCCAGCCCCTCGGCTCTCCTCTCCCCTAGGGCTCTTCCTCAGGCAGACCCCGTTCTGCAAGCTCCAGCCTCTGCTGGCTCAGAGCCCTGGGCTCCCCTGAGCCCCAGCGGGTGAGGCCTGGCTTACCTGTGAGGTGCGGGCTGCTGGCCGGAAGGAGCAGGGCGTGCCTGGCTGCACAGTGGTCCAGCCATCTGCAGGGCCCCACGCCGGCGGGGCCTGCTGCCTGGTGCCTGGCGGCGCTAAGGCGGCGGGCCTGAAACCCAAGCTGAGAAGACATCAATCATTCATGGGGCTGCTCGCTGGGAAACCCTAACCCCGGCTTAGCAGAGCCGAGTGACCAGCCaggccaccccatccctggcAGAGCCAGATGGCTAAAACTTTCTCACCCTGGCCCTGCTGCCTCCGGGCAGACGCTGggtactgccccccccccccaaccatggTCCACCTCCTCTGATATCTCCCCCATGTCCCTCACTTTGGCGTCAAGGCCTCTGTGATCTGGCCTCGCTTCCTCAATTTCACACACCCTCCGCTCCGGCCGCGATGTCCCCCCATGAGGGGCTGCGGTGGGCAACTCGTCATatcctctcccacctcccagctTTTGCCCGCACTCTGCCTCCTGACATGACTTCCCTTGTCCTCTCTTAGCTGAGTCCTGCCCATGTCATGCAACTGGAGTTGGGGACTGGAGTCGAGAACAAAGCGTTCCTGACTCTTCAGCAATATGGTCCCCGTTTTATAGACAAGGCGACTGAGAGGTGAAAGTGCTGAGCCTCCCAGCTcatgagtggcagagccagagtcCGATGCCCCTTGTGACCCTGTGTCCTGGCACCGCTGTGGCTGAGGACAGTTCTCTTCACCATCTGGCTCTGTCCCCAGGCAGAGGGCTAGGATTAGGGCCTGGGCTgcctgcctcacttaccctaatCCCCCTCAAGTCTCATCCCAGGCCATCAGCTCTCACTGTAGGGGTGCATAAGCAGCTTTATGGTTCCCGAGAACCAAGGGTGCTCCCTGGAACTGCATCTCTGAGCCCCGTCGTCCCTCCCCACATGGCCACAGACCAGGCGAGGGGGCAGCATGGCCCAGACCAGGCCCCCGGCCCTCAGAAGCCTCCTGTGGGGGTCATGCCTTCCAGGAGTGGTGCTGAGGGCCTCCCCTTGACCAGGAAGAGgagcaagaaagagagggggCTCCGAGGGTCCCGGAAAGGTGCTGGCAGTTCTCAGGAACAGACCCCCATCCCGGGCCCCGAAGCCCCAGGGAGCAGCAAGAACCCCTCTGGGACTGGAGAAGGACAAGGGGGGACGGGTCCCGCAGCCTCTGGGCCAGCCTCCCGTCGCCAGTCCCACCGGCACCGCCCCGTCCCCCAGCACGATGCTGCTCAGAAGACCTACGGGCCCCTACTCAATCGCATCTTCGGGAAGGTCAGGGGGGCCCGGGccagggacgggggtgggggtggggcggggatcACACCTGTGCCCTTGGACTTAGCCCACCCTGTCCCTGGTACTCAGACCTCCTGCCACCTCTGCTTCCAGACCCAGGAGCCTGAGCCGTAGTGGCAGGGTTTCTGCGGTTTGGGGGAAGGGTTGGGGAGTGGGCAGAGCCGGACTTCAAACCCAGCATTCTGTGAGAGCTCTGCGCCCCAGGAGCAGGAAGGGGGGGTGTTCATCTCTTCTCTGGGGGCCTATGGGACTTCAGCTGCCTTCTCCTGCCCTGGTGGGACTGGCCCTGCCCAGGCCATtctggcccagggctggaggaggaaggatgggCCCCAGAGACATGCTGGACTGTGCCTCTGCAGGACCGCGAGCTGGGCCCCGAGGAGCTGGATGGTGAGTGGCCCTTGCTGGTGGCAGTGGCGGGTGGGAGGTATCCCTGAGCCAGTGGCCTGGGCCTGACGTCCCTCCCCTGCAGAGCTGCAGGCCGCCTTTGAGGAGTTTGACACTGACTGTGATGGATACATCGGCTACCGGGAGCTGGGCGCCTGCATGCGGACGCTGGGCTACATGCCCACCGAGATGGAGCTCATCGAGGTCTCCCAGCACGTCAAGATGCGGAGTCAGTGGCTGACCCCCACTGCCCCAGGGCGGGGTGGGGCCCGAGTCTCTTGGCTTTGTGCCGAGGCTGGGCAGCCCTGGGCCTCTCTGAGTCTCATGGTTTGGGGGACGatgagggggtggtgggaggtggcTCTGGGAGTCTGCGGGGGTGATGGTGGGAGTGTGCGACGGTTTCTAGGGCATTTTGACCATCTGACATTAGCCTTGGCAGATTCAGGGGTTGTGAAAGGTACCAGTGATCCAAGAGACCCTTGGGGCTCAGCTGAGGACCCCCTCTGTCCTGTGATACATGTGGTAAAATGCTCCCTGCTGGTACTAGGCAGctggctctctgtctctgtctctctgactccCTAGGCCCCTGAAAAGAACCTCCTGAGGCCTAATGTGACCAAACCCTGGCCTTTCCTTGTGATTAAGTGTCGGCTGGACGGGGACTTGTGATTATCATTAGCTAATTTGACAAATATCAGATTCCTTTCATTCCAGAACACCTGCATTTGCTTTTTCTATGGTTTCCAAAATGGGATGTGACTTACAATTGATGTGAACATTAAGTGCtatgcttcttttctttcccccaaaactgCTATTTGGCTATTGGTGCTTTTTACAATTAGCATCAAGGGACTACATGGGCATGCTCCTTAAAGGGTATTTATTGCTGCCAATGGGGCCCCAGCACGTAAGAGCCGCGAACTGCGACCCCAATAGCACCCAAGAGTGGGTCTTCTCATCCTCGCCCCAGGATGAGGAAGGAGGGTTCATGAGTCACCCAAGGCCATACCCCTTTGGCAGCAAAGACAGAGTTTGAATCTGGGGCTGCCTGGTTCCAAACCTTGGTCTCCTTCCCTCACACTTCAGTGCTTCACTGAGAGCACCCAAGCACCTCGCCCCGTCATTCCCATGGAGAACGgggctcctgcctcctcccccctccccccaagggcTTGGatgcagagctggggagaggctgGTGCTTGTGACACTTGTGACATCCCTCCTCGGGCCCAGCCCTCTCCATTGCGATGCTCTGCCTGGGTCCGCAGTGGGTGGCCGCGTGGACTTCGAGGAGTTTGTGGAATTGATGAGCCCAAAGCTGAGGGAGGAGACAGCGCACATGTTGGGGGTGCGGGAGCTGCGCATCGCCTTCCAAGAGGTGTGGAGAGTGGTCGAGTCGGGTGCTGGGTGGGTGGCTGGACAACAGACTTGCTGGTCTCCCATCCAGGCCAGAGAGCCTGGGGCCTCAACCTCTGGAGGCCCACAGCCCTGGCTAGGGCCAGGGAGGGGTTGGAGAGGGTCCAGCTCACTCTCAGCTGGGGGATCCACCCAAGGAGACTTCCTGGAGCAGGGGGCCTGTGTCTAGgcctgggaggaggtggagggttTGGATGGGCAGAGGCGGGGGCATCCAGGCACAGGATGTGGCAAGATGGAGACGTGTCCAGGCAGAGCCAGCTTTGGGTGGGAGGGGCTGAGCCCTGCTGGAACCCTAGTTTGACAGGGACAGAGATGGACGGATCACAGTGGCAGAGCTGCGACAGGCAGCACCGGCTCTGCTGGGGGAGCCACTGGTGGGTCCTGAGCTGGACGAGATGCTCCGAGACGTGGACCTCAATGGGGATGGCACCGTAGACTTTGATGGTGAGTCTTCTTCCCAgacagcccccacccctccagcgCCCAGGGGGAGCCCAGCATTTCCTGGGATTCCTGATCAGGACTGGCCCAAGCTCTGCCCCGTCTTTCCTCCAGAGTTTGTGATGATGCTTCTCACCCACTGAGGCTCCAGAAGGGAGAATGTGTTGCCCCTCTGGCCCCAGGTCAGCAGAGTTCATGCTGTACACCCTCCCCACGAAGCCCCAGAATGGAAGAGACCAAGCAGCTCCCAGGCTTCTTCGGACCCTTGGCAACATCTGGCTGGAAATTTGCCTTGTGATGTCACCCACCTACCTACATCCTCACCTTCCTCCCACCTGAGCTGCCTGGAGGAAACCTGCACCCAGTGGCCTATCATTCTCCAGTATGAGCAAGATTTGGATCTCTCCAGACCCTTGGGAGGTAGCAAGCTCCCTGGCACTGTAGCATTCAAAGATAGGGGAAAGGGTTGGGGGGATTGTGGTAATATGGCTATTTGGGAGGGTGGCTGGGTGCCTCCCACTACTTgtgtaaaaatgttaaaaagaaaaaaaaaagcttaacttGAAAGAAAGCCAGGGATAACCCCCGGTACTAAAGACAAAGCAAGAACTCAGAGCTGGGTGGTGGGAGAGAGGGGACGCCATGGGGCCCTCAGCCGTGGAGAGAGGTTCGGGAGCCTGGGCTCTGACACTTATGAGTGAAAGAAGACCTGTAAGAGGCTGAGGAACAGAACATGAGCCCGAGTACCTTCCAGGGCCTCAAAGGGCTACCCTGTTCTTGAAAAGGGGATCAAAATATATTTCCACCTACTGGCCTGAGGAAGTGGCAAGGGTACAGGTGTCCAGGGCCTTGAGTGGAAAAAGCTGCCCTAAGGAACCTGAAACTCAGGCTTGCACATTAGGCAGGAAAGctgaagaaagagggagaaactaCTAGAAGGGCAGTCTTCAACCCAGGACCCAATGtacttaaacaaacaacaacccTGTCACTTCTGAAGATGAACTCAtgacaaaaaattacaaatcacgTAAGAAAACAAGTCACCATGAGGGGGACATGGCTGACACAACAAACAGGAGAATCAGCACCCCAAAATATAATAGAACAATCTGAAAGGGACCATAAagtaaatgcaaacaaaaatgagataaaagaGGGGAAAGAGATCAATATGCAGTAGCAGGATAGTATGAAACAGaacaggaagattaaaaaaaagacccaatagaacttctaaaaataaaggatatagccattggaatgaaaaaaaaaaatcaagggataAGTTAAACGGCAGATTAGACACAATTCAAGAGAAGATTAATGAACTGGAAGCTACATCTGAGAAATCACCCATAAGGTAGCACTGAGGGATAAACTAATGGAAAATATTACAGAGTAGTTAAAAGTCATTAGGAGTCTCAGAAGGAGAAACTACACAGAGTGGGCAGGAGGCAATACTCAAAGACATGATAGCTGAAACTTTTCCATAAAGGCTTCCACAAAGACAAGCCCCCAGATCAAAGGTACCCACTAGAGCctgagaaggagaaataaaaacaaatgtatatcTAGATGCATTCCGGTGGAACTGCAGAACACAAAAGGAAAACCCTATAAACAATCAACTTGAGACAAAAGTCAGATGACTTACCCAGGAACAGCAATTAGGCTCTGCGAAGACTTTTCGTTGGCTACAGTAAATgccagaagacaatgaaataaaCTGTTCATCATGCAGAGGAGAAATGGCTGTCAGCCAAGAAGCCTATACCTCACTGAATCATTCTTCAAGAATGAAGGCAAAAACATCTACTTTTTTCAGGAAACAAAGGCTGGGAAGAGTTTCCCACCCACATGCTCTCATTGAAGGGATGGCCTCCGTAAGAAGGAAATTCAGACCAGAACGAAGGCAGAGTATGTACTAAATTATGGTCAGGAAAGCGATCAGTAAACATATTGGTGGATCTAAAGAAGCattgactgtaaaaaaaaaaaaaagttaatttggaggattttaaaaataaaggagggactaaaataatagacaaaataaaatggaagatggGAGGGGATACTTTAGACATGCTGAAATCTTTTTCTCGTCTTTCCTAGAGGAGGATAGTTTCACTGATCAGCTTTAGAATTTGTTAACCATTTAAAGGTAATCATTAATGtatagaaagagagatagaatGCTCTGTTCAGGAGTCAAATCCATAGAGGGAAagtgaagaattcttttttttttaaagatttttatttatttattgagagagagagagagagaatggtagagagagagcatgagagggaagaaggtcagagggagaagcagactccccgctgagcagggagcccgatgcaggacttgatcccgggactccaggatcatgacctgagccgaaggcagtcgcttaaccaactgagccacccaggtgccccttgaattctttttttttttttaattttatttatttatttgacagagagagagagaccacaaccaggcagagtggcaggcagggggagagggagaagcaggcttcctgctgagcagggagcccgacgcggggattgatcctgtgatcatgacctgggccaagccagacgcttaaccgactgagccacccaggtgccccgaaattgAAGAATTCTTGATTAAACCAGTAGAAGGCtatagaagagggaaaaaaaggtaaagaaaaacaaagtccatGAGAACATTAAAACAGAAGGTAGGAAGGGGGTGCTCAGTAGTTCagccagttgagcatccaactcttgatctcagctcaggttttgatctcagggtcatgagttcaagccccgagttgggctccccactgggcatggagcctactttaaaaaaagacacacacaaaaaaccagaAGGTAGGgataatccttaaaaaataaaaattccaataatTATGAGTAAATTAAGTTTCTGGTTAAAAGAGAGTCTCAGCCCCAGAGGAAA from Zalophus californianus isolate mZalCal1 chromosome 11, mZalCal1.pri.v2, whole genome shotgun sequence harbors:
- the CABP4 gene encoding calcium-binding protein 4; translation: MATDQARGQHGPDQAPGPQKPPVGVMPSRSGAEGLPLTRKRSKKERGLRGSRKGAGSSQEQTPIPGPEAPGSSKNPSGTGEGQGGTGPAASGPASRRQSHRHRPVPQHDAAQKTYGPLLNRIFGKDRELGPEELDELQAAFEEFDTDCDGYIGYRELGACMRTLGYMPTEMELIEVSQHVKMRMGGRVDFEEFVELMSPKLREETAHMLGVRELRIAFQEFDRDRDGRITVAELRQAAPALLGEPLVGPELDEMLRDVDLNGDGTVDFDEFVMMLLTH